The following coding sequences are from one Saprospiraceae bacterium window:
- a CDS encoding GxxExxY protein produces MIKAEHKYSDLTSKVIGCAMKVHSALGNGFQEVIYQRALEIEMADERIEFSREYEMPVYYKHQQIGMRRVDFLIEGVVSVELKAIIQLEDVHLAQAINYLEAYDLEVGLLINFGARSLEFKRVTNKKFKQKNQGNPKIK; encoded by the coding sequence ATGATTAAAGCAGAGCATAAATATTCTGACCTAACTTCAAAAGTTATTGGCTGTGCAATGAAAGTTCATTCGGCTTTGGGTAACGGATTTCAGGAAGTGATTTATCAAAGAGCCCTGGAAATAGAAATGGCCGATGAAAGAATTGAGTTTAGCAGAGAGTATGAAATGCCTGTATACTACAAGCATCAACAGATTGGAATGAGGCGAGTAGATTTTTTGATAGAGGGAGTAGTTTCTGTGGAGTTAAAAGCCATCATACAATTAGAGGATGTTCATCTAGCTCAGGCAATTAATTATCTCGAAGCATATGATTTAGAAGTTGGGTTATTAATAAATTTTGGGGCAAGAAGCCTTGAATTCAAAAGAGTGACCAACAAAAAGTTCAAACAAAAAAATCAAGGCAATCCAAAAATCAAATAA